Proteins from a single region of Catenulispora acidiphila DSM 44928:
- a CDS encoding ABC transporter ATP-binding protein, translating to MSAVKAAGVRVVLDHKPILHGVDLAVGSGSWHAVLGPNGAGKSTLLKAIVGILAYQGEIRVGGESVAKLPAKHRARLIAYVPQQPQLPGDMTVAEYVLLGRTPHLGYLGVESRSDRAIAESALERLDLAGFAHRRLGTMSGGERQRVVLARALAQQAGVLLLDEPTTALDLGHQQQVLDLVDELRATEGLTVISTLHDLSLAAQYADELTLLVGGAVVATGTAREVLTEQRISEHYGARVKVLDDGEGRPVIHLVRRTHQRQGE from the coding sequence GTGAGCGCGGTCAAGGCCGCCGGGGTGCGGGTGGTGCTGGACCACAAGCCGATCCTGCACGGCGTCGACCTCGCCGTGGGCTCCGGTTCCTGGCACGCGGTGCTCGGTCCGAACGGCGCGGGCAAGTCCACGCTGCTCAAGGCGATCGTCGGAATCCTTGCCTACCAAGGGGAAATCCGCGTCGGCGGCGAATCGGTCGCGAAGCTGCCCGCCAAACACCGCGCGCGCCTCATCGCCTACGTGCCGCAGCAGCCGCAGCTCCCCGGCGACATGACCGTCGCCGAATACGTCCTGCTCGGCCGTACTCCGCACCTGGGCTACCTCGGCGTCGAGTCCCGGTCCGACCGGGCCATCGCCGAGAGTGCGCTGGAGCGCCTCGACCTCGCCGGATTCGCCCACCGGAGGCTCGGCACGATGTCCGGCGGCGAACGCCAGCGCGTCGTCCTGGCCCGCGCCCTCGCGCAGCAAGCCGGCGTCCTGCTCCTCGACGAGCCGACCACCGCCCTCGACCTCGGCCACCAGCAACAGGTCCTGGACCTGGTCGACGAACTGCGCGCGACCGAGGGCCTGACCGTGATCAGCACTCTGCACGACCTCAGCCTCGCCGCGCAGTACGCCGACGAGCTCACCCTCCTCGTCGGCGGCGCCGTCGTCGCCACCGGCACGGCGCGCGAAGTGCTGACGGAGCAACGGATTTCCGAGCACTACGGAGCCCGGGTCAAAGTTCTCGATGACGGCGAAGGGCGACCGGTCATCCACCTTGTCCGCAGGACACACCAGCGCCAAGGCGAATAA